In a single window of the Acidobacteriota bacterium genome:
- a CDS encoding thymidine phosphorylase, translated as MRPQEIIAVKRDGSELNDAQIESFIAGVTTGAWADYQITALVMAMFTRGLSVSEQNSITRAMLYSGEVMDLSEIEKPKADKHSTGGVGDKTSLVIAPLVAACGAAVPMVSGRGLGHTGGTLDKLESIPGYNVNLSFSRLKRVMKDCGFGLIGQTKQIAPADKKLYALRDATATVPYIPLIVASIMSKKLAEGLDALVLDVKTGSGAFIREYKDSVKLAAALCETGRSFGVNTEAIITDMGQPLGRFVGNALEVYECVKILRGEADEAMHPTLDLSMQLSANMLVQCGIAAKRRDAERMLQETLNSGRALDLFRRNIELQDGDPRICDRPEGLINAKLKKIQVTARESGYLAEVDTFSVGRAVCDIGGGRVKAEDGVDHAVGFESELKIGDAVKRGGEIGVIYCRTKEQADLISEKLRNAYKISKTPPRIPKLIRARV; from the coding sequence ATGCGTCCACAAGAGATAATTGCAGTAAAACGCGACGGCAGCGAGTTGAACGACGCCCAGATCGAGAGCTTCATCGCCGGCGTAACCACAGGTGCGTGGGCGGACTATCAGATCACTGCGCTTGTTATGGCGATGTTCACGCGTGGGCTGAGTGTGTCGGAACAGAACTCTATCACGCGTGCGATGCTGTATTCCGGTGAGGTCATGGACCTATCCGAGATCGAGAAACCGAAGGCCGACAAACACTCAACGGGCGGCGTCGGCGACAAGACATCGCTCGTCATCGCACCGCTTGTTGCGGCGTGCGGCGCAGCGGTGCCCATGGTCTCGGGACGCGGGCTCGGCCATACAGGCGGGACGCTGGACAAACTCGAATCAATTCCCGGTTATAACGTCAATCTCTCTTTTTCGCGGCTCAAACGCGTGATGAAGGATTGCGGTTTCGGCCTTATTGGTCAGACAAAGCAGATCGCTCCCGCGGACAAAAAACTCTATGCTCTTCGCGACGCGACTGCGACAGTGCCTTACATTCCGCTGATAGTGGCCTCGATCATGTCGAAAAAGCTTGCCGAGGGACTCGACGCTTTGGTGCTTGACGTAAAGACCGGCTCCGGGGCGTTCATTCGCGAATATAAAGATTCGGTGAAACTTGCGGCCGCTCTCTGCGAGACAGGCCGTTCATTCGGCGTGAACACAGAGGCCATCATCACGGACATGGGCCAGCCGCTCGGCCGGTTTGTGGGTAATGCTCTTGAGGTTTACGAATGTGTGAAGATCCTGCGAGGCGAGGCGGATGAAGCAATGCATCCGACGTTAGATCTCTCGATGCAATTGTCGGCGAATATGCTGGTACAGTGCGGCATTGCGGCAAAACGGCGAGATGCAGAAAGGATGCTGCAGGAAACACTGAATTCAGGCAGAGCTCTAGATCTGTTCCGCCGAAACATTGAATTGCAGGACGGCGATCCGCGGATATGCGACCGTCCTGAAGGCCTGATAAACGCAAAGTTGAAAAAGATCCAGGTTACTGCAAGAGAATCCGGTTATCTTGCCGAGGTCGATACGTTCTCAGTTGGCAGAGCTGTCTGCGACATTGGCGGCGGACGAGTCAAGGCAGAGGACGGCGTCGATCACGCGGTCGGTTTCGAATCAGAACTGAAGATCGGCGACGCCGTCAAACGCGGCGGCGAGATAGGCGTTATCTACTGTCGCACAAAAGAGCAGGCCGATCTGATTAGCGAAAAACTCAGAAATGCGTATAAGATATCGAAAACGCCTCCTCGAATTCCGAAGCTCATCAGAGCGCGGGTCTAA